From Longimicrobium sp.:
ATCCTGGTGAACCGGGGCCTGAACGCGCGCAAGGCCCGTGCGGTGCGGACCACGGAGGAGATCCCCGACGGCACCGCCGCGGGCGGATGCTCGCCCGAGCGCAGCGCCGAGCGCGCGGAGCTTCGGGGGCGCCTCATCGCCGCGATGGCGCGGCTTCCCGAGCGGCAGCGGGTGATCGTGGAACTGTTCGAACTGGAAGGGTTCGCCGGCCCCGAGATCGCGGAAATCCTGGAGATTTCCGACGGCACCGTGCGCTGGCACCTTCACGAGGCACGCCAGGCGCTGCGGCGGGAACTGGCCGCCTACGACCGCAAGGAGGAGGGATGATGGACGAACTTTCGCGCGACCCCGCGCTGGCCGCCGCGCTCCACGACGCCGCGGTAGCATCCGCGCCCGAGGTGGACTGGGATGCCCTGCGCGCGCGCATTTCGGCGGATGCCCGAATGCCGCTGGCCCGCCGCCGGCAGTCGCGGCGCACGGCCGTTCGCCTGCGCGCCCTGCTTCCCCTGGCCGCCGCCGCGGGGGTTGCCGGCCTGGCCCTGGCTACCATCCCGGACCGGAGCCCGCCCGGCGTCACCCCGCAGGAGCGCACCGAAATCCAGGCGGCGCTTCGCGAGTCGCTCCCTGACCAGGTGGCCCTGCTGATCTCGGGCGACGCCGCCGAGGCGGCGCTGCTGGAATCGGCCGAGGAGAACACGGGGGAGAACTAGGAGGCAACCTCCATCCTTCACCCGCCAGAGTGCGAACGGCCACGCGGACGGCCGGCATGGTCGACAGGGCAAGGAATGTCCGCAGCAGGTGTCCCGCAGACTACTGCTCCCAAAAACGGGAGCAGCCGAAGCCGCCACAGGTGATGCAAATCCGTGCACCGCAATAGAATGGCGCGATTGTAAAGGTGCTTGACAAGCGGGGCCGTGGGCGGTAATTCCAAGGCGCACGGGGGGCCGCGCGGCACGGGGCCGTGGGCGCCGCGGCTCCACGGCCGCGCATCCTTTGCTACGGCTCCCGCCGCACCGTGCGGCGGGTCTTGTTTTTACTTGGACGGCACCAGATGAACGCAGCCATCTTCATTGACGGCGGATACTTCGACCGCGTGTCCCGCGACTGCGGATCGCCGCGGATCGATTTCGGCAAGCTGTCTTCGGAACTCGCGCGGCCGCACGAACTGCTTCGCACCTACTACTACCACTGCCTGCCGTACATGGGCCCCAACCCCTCGGAAGAGGACCAGGCCCGGTACGACAACAAGCAGCGCTTCTTCAACGCGCTCACGCGGCTCAACCGCTTCGAGGTGCGCGAGGGCAAGCTGGAGTACCGCGGAACGGACCGTGAGTCGGAGCGGCCCATCTTCGAGCAGAAGCGGGTAGACATCTACCTGGGCGTTGACCTGGCGATGCTTGCGGTGAAGCAGCG
This genomic window contains:
- a CDS encoding RNA polymerase sigma factor, with the protein product MNPALAAVPLAPAQAGAASSAPVAEDESALVERVRQGDAAAFDTLVTRYMRRAFAVAYRLLGNREDAEDLVQETFMAVLQKIDAFHPGRAFSPWFFRILVNRGLNARKARAVRTTEEIPDGTAAGGCSPERSAERAELRGRLIAAMARLPERQRVIVELFELEGFAGPEIAEILEISDGTVRWHLHEARQALRRELAAYDRKEEG
- a CDS encoding NYN domain-containing protein is translated as MNAAIFIDGGYFDRVSRDCGSPRIDFGKLSSELARPHELLRTYYYHCLPYMGPNPSEEDQARYDNKQRFFNALTRLNRFEVREGKLEYRGTDRESERPIFEQKRVDIYLGVDLAMLAVKQRIHRAILVTGDSDFLPAIRAAKNEGVLVHLFHGTGPQQPHKDLWDEVDERTVITPDLLSHFLL